The Ochotona princeps isolate mOchPri1 chromosome 22, mOchPri1.hap1, whole genome shotgun sequence nucleotide sequence TGCTGACCACTAAGGTCACCTGCAGCTCCTGGACTCTGGCTggcaggatgggggaggggacagagatggggagaggttCCTCATTAGAGCTGGCCTTTAGGGGAAGGAGGGGTGGGGGTTGGGTGAGAGGTTGAGGGttggggagggtggtggtgaggcACAGAGGCAGCAGGTCTGGCTGAGTGGGGGAGGTGGCCTGGCTGCCTGCCCAGCCAGAGAAAGCTGTGACCCCTTGGGGAATCATAAAATCAGTCCTTGTGCCCCCTAGCACTAACAGAGcttggggagggggagatggGGGGGGGTTAAAGGCCTAATTAGTCACCTTCTGGAGCAATATATGAAATCTCCTCGATGGCAGACTGGTATTTAGGAAGGAGGGGATGCTGATTCAGAGATCCTGCTAACTTCTCACCGATGGCTTACATTGATACACACGTggagactcacacacacacacgtactcaCCCACCTTGTGTGCACATGACTCTGACGTTGACATTTACCCACTCACTTTCAGGCCCCGtgaaacacacatacaccatgTCATTCACACACCCAGGGCGCTTCTGCAAGTTCTTCAAGATGGAATTGAAAGATCGGTTTATTTcggtgcaaacattttgaaatccatccataCTCAGCTATAGTCTTTCATAGTCACCATAAGCCCAAtcacacccaaacacacacacaaatgtcacacactcatatacacaGCAGCATACGACACATCCACAACACGGTCATTCGACCACAGAACCAGAGCAGCTGGGCCAACCAGTGACATGACCCTTGTCGAGTCACTCCTGTTTCCAAGTGTCTCCTCTACAACATGAGCACACTCAGGTCTCCTTGAAGAGAATGTGGAAGCGGCACAGGCTGAGGATAAAAAGCTGCAGGCGAGAGTTCCAACCCCTGCTTTTTTCCTAGCTGTTTTTTCAAGCAAGGCACCTAACTTCTCTGAGTTACAGGTTCTTTCCCCCTGGAAAAGCTAAGGTAATTTTTATGTCTCTTCCTTCAGAGATATCCTATTGGATGATGgataaggcaaagaaagagagagagagagagagagagaggtgcagaAGACAGCCCACAAGGCAACCCAAGGCAACCCCAACCAACTTCTGGAAACATCCATAGTTGCCCATAGGACGCTCCCTCATTCTGAAAAAGGTTCTCCCATGCTTTGGGGCTTGGCTTCTGTCAGAGTAGGCAAGAGGTTAAGGAAAGCTCTCTCGGTCACTTCAAGGTGATGGGCTCCCTGGTGAGGCTGTCAGCAGTGACTGTTGGGTGTTCTCTCTAGATGACCGAGGgcctgtggtcaggaagcagAGGTACGTCTTTGATATCAGCGCCCTGGAGAAGGATGGGCTGCTAGGGGCTGAGCTACGGATCCTGCGGAAGAAGCCCTTGGACACAGCCAAGCCGTTGGCCCCCAGCAACGGGCGGGCTGCCCAGCTGAAGTTGTCCAGCTGCCCCAGCGGCCGGCAGCCGGCAGCCTTGCTGGATGTGCGCTCCGTGCCAGGTCTGGACGGCTCTGGCTGGGAGGTGTTCGACATCTGGAAGCTCTTCCGAAACTTTAAGAACTCGGCCCAGCTGTGTCTAGAGTTGGAGGCCTGGGAACGGGGCCGGGCCGTGGACCTCTGTGGCCTGGGCTTCGATCGGACTGCCCGGCAGGTTCATGAGAAGGCTCTGTTCCTAGTGTTCGGCCGCACCAAGAAGCGGGACCTGTTCTTTAATGAGATCAAAGCCCGCTCTGGCCAGGATGATAAGACCGTGTATGAGTACTTGTTCAGCCAGCGCAGGAAACGGCGCGCCCCCTTGGCCACTCGCCAGGGCAAGAGACCCAGCAAGAACCTCAAGGCCCGCTGCAGTCGGAAGGCGCTGCATGTCAACTTCAAAGACATGGGCTGGGACGATTGGATCATTGCGCCCCTTGAGTACGAGGCCTTCCACTGCGAAGGGCTGTGCGAGTTCCCCTTGCGCTCCCACCTGGAACCCACAAACCACGCGGTCATCCAGACCCTGATGAACTCCATGGACCCTGAGTCCACACCAcccacctgctgtgtgcccacgCGGCTCAGCCCCATTAGCATCCTCTTCATTGACTCTGCCAACAACGTGGTATACAAACAGTACGAGGACATGGTCGTGGAGTCCTGTGGCTGCAGGTAGCACCTCAAACCTCTGTCTTCCTGGGGGCCAATCCCAGGAGCCCCTTTTTGCACACCTGGCATCACAGAGGGTTTAGAAGGCTACAGCTGGGAGCATCTGCATAGCCTACCAGTGGACGGATTCCAAGAGCCTCACTCACTCCCTGTGTGCACCTGGGGCTAAAAATCTCTGTCCCCGAGTTCCCCTCTGAGCATTTCTGCCCTTTCATTGCTCTGACTGGCAGAGACAGCCCTGGGGGGGACAGATTACAGATGGGACTGAGGTCCTGGAGCCAGTGTTTTCCAAAGAGACTCatcctctccctcctgccccatccTCCCGTTCTCTCCTTACCTAGGCCACCTGGGCCTCTGGACACCATCCAAGGAGGACTAGGCAcctctggaaacagccacaggtGCAACCTCCTGGTTGAATCACCTTGGTGCTTGGTGACAGATCAGATGCTAACTGCtcaggggtgggagagaggggcagagggcTTGGGAAGGGGTGAAGAGTGTGGCTGTTAGACTGTTAGattaaaatgtacatttatgAGATAAAAAGTGAAATGGTGCCTGACAATGTGATACATTTCTTGTTTACTACAGGGGACCCATGACCCCTCAAAGAATTTTTAACTCAGAGACAGGCTTGGGGTGGCCTAGAGTCTAAACTTGATTTCCAg carries:
- the GDF5 gene encoding growth/differentiation factor 5, encoding MRLPTLLTLLLWQLAWLDLEFICTVLGAPGLGQRPPGARPALTKAEAKEKPNLARNIFRPGGLTTNARAKGGTGQTGDLTQPKKDEPKKLPPRLGSPEPKPGHPPQTRQSAARTVTPKGQLPGGKVPPKAISVPSSFLLKKTREPGTPREPKEPFRPPPITPHEYMLSLYRTLSDADRKGGNSSVKLEAGLANTITSFIDKGQDDRGPVVRKQRYVFDISALEKDGLLGAELRILRKKPLDTAKPLAPSNGRAAQLKLSSCPSGRQPAALLDVRSVPGLDGSGWEVFDIWKLFRNFKNSAQLCLELEAWERGRAVDLCGLGFDRTARQVHEKALFLVFGRTKKRDLFFNEIKARSGQDDKTVYEYLFSQRRKRRAPLATRQGKRPSKNLKARCSRKALHVNFKDMGWDDWIIAPLEYEAFHCEGLCEFPLRSHLEPTNHAVIQTLMNSMDPESTPPTCCVPTRLSPISILFIDSANNVVYKQYEDMVVESCGCR